The genomic window CGCCGCCCTGCCCGCCCTGGCCGTGCGCGGCTCCGACCTGCTGCTGGGCGGAGCCTGGAGCACGCTGGCCCGCTGGCGCGACGGCGAGGAGCAGCCGATGGTCCTGCGCCACACGCTCACCACGGCCGCAGCCGTTGAGCTGGTGGCCGTGGCCGTCGAGGACCAGGCCGCCGACAGCGTGATCGTGGATGCGGCGGCCGTGGCCCAGGGCGCGGGCGACGGCCGCCGCTACTTCCAGAACTCGCTGGACACGGGCACCCGCTGCACGACGCCCGCCACCCGCCTGCAGCAACTGGAGCGCTCGTACGACAACACGCGCTGGCTGGGGTTGTCGGGCCGCGCCATGCTGGCCCTGGACGTGGGCGCCGACGGCGGCCTGGACAGCATCCTGGTGCTGGACGAATGGCCCGCCGGGCTGGGCGTGGGCGACCAGGCCCGCCAGCTGGCCGCCGGCCTGACCTTCACGCCCGGCTTCCGCGGCAGCTCCATGGTGGCCAGCCGCATGATCTTCCCGGTGGTCTTTCCCGGCTCCGAGGCCGACTACCTGGCCTGGGCGCGCGGCGAGCGGGCCGCCGGCGCGCTGCTGGACAGCCTGGTGGCCTTGCTCCCGCGGGCGGCCAGCAGCCTGCCACCCAAGGCCCTGGTCAAGGCAATGGACTTCCCGCGCAAGGCCCGTCGCTATGTGTGGGAAGGCCAGGCCGTGGTGGAGTACCGACTGACGGCCGAAGGCGAGGTGCGGCAGCCCCGGAAGCTGTGGGAATCCGAGGCCAAGTATGGCTTCGGGGACCACGCCGTCGCCGTCCTGCCCAAGCTGCGCATGGCGCTCCCGGCCGGCGTGGGGCTGGCGCCGGGGGACCATCTGCGCGTGGTGCAGCGCCTCAACTTCGACCGCAAGCGCTACGGCCAGGCCGCCCGGGAGGAGGCGAAGGGCTTCCGTTTCGCCCCCGTCCTCGTCAGCCTGGCGGAGAGCGACACGGCCCGCTACGGGCCGGGACTGGCCCAGCTGGAATGGCTGCTCAACGATTTCCTGGGCGAGGAGAGCGGGGGGGAGTGGCCGGAGCTGGAATTGAATCTGGTCCTGCGCCACGATGGCCGCCTGCACAGCTTCAGCGCCACGCCCGCCACAGACGGGCGGCCGCTGGACACGGCCGTCCTGCGCAGCCTGGCCATCCAGTTCACCTGGGGCCGGCCCCTGGCCCGCAAGGCGGAGCAGTTGGACACGCTGGCCCTGCGCTGGCAGCCGGCCCGCTTCAGCACGGACAGCCTGGCGGCGCCCAGCGGACTCCGGGCCCTGCTGCAAGGCGTGGTCTACTGATGGGGTCCCCCGCGCCGCCCGCCAACCGGGTCCTCTGGCTGGAGGAGTGCCCGCCCGCCCCCCGCGATGCGCTGCCCGCCGAAGTGGAGGTCGCCGTCATCGGCGGCGGTCTGGCCGGCCTGGCCATGGCGCTCCACCTGCAGCGGCTGGGCGTGGAGACGGTCGTGCTGGAGCGGGATGCGCCGGCCCACGGCGCCTCCGGCCGCAATGCCGGGCACCTGCTGGCCGGCACTTCCGAGTACTACAACCGCGCCGTGGAGCTGATGGGCCGGGAGAAGGCCCGCGCCATCTGGGCTTTCACCGTGGCCAACCAGCAGGACTTCACAGCGGAACTGCTCGCGCTGCCCCAGGAGACGGGCTTCCAACGGAGCGGCTACCTGGCCTGCGCCGCCACCGTCGAGGAGCGCCGCGAGCTGGAGCACACGGTCCAGCTCTTGAACGAGGACGGCTTCGCCGCCGAGTTCTGGACCGCCGAACAGCTGCAGAAGCGCACCGGGCGCTCCCCCTTCCTGGGCGCCCGCCATGCCCCGGACGACGGGTTGGTCCACCCGGCCCGGGTGGTCTGGGCCCTGGTCGAGGCCTACCGCGCCGGGGGCGGCCGGGTCGCCTCGCGCTGCGAGGTGATGGCCCTGGCCGCGGGGGCGGCGGGCTGGAGCCTGGACCTGCGCACGCCGGAGGGCGGCCGTGCCCTTCGGGCTTCCGTCGTGGTGCACTGCACCAATGCCTGGGCCTTCCGCCTGCTGCCGGCCTTCCGTGACCTCATCCTGCCTGTGCGCGGCCAGATGCTGGCCACCACACGCCTGCACAAAGTCATTCCCATGGCCATGGCGGCCAACTTCGGCTACGAGTACTGGCGGCAGGCCCCCACCGGCGAGGTGCTGCTGGGCG from bacterium includes these protein-coding regions:
- a CDS encoding FAD-dependent oxidoreductase, which gives rise to MGSPAPPANRVLWLEECPPAPRDALPAEVEVAVIGGGLAGLAMALHLQRLGVETVVLERDAPAHGASGRNAGHLLAGTSEYYNRAVELMGREKARAIWAFTVANQQDFTAELLALPQETGFQRSGYLACAATVEERRELEHTVQLLNEDGFAAEFWTAEQLQKRTGRSPFLGARHAPDDGLVHPARVVWALVEAYRAGGGRVASRCEVMALAAGAAGWSLDLRTPEGGRALRASVVVHCTNAWAFRLLPAFRDLILPVRGQMLATTRLHKVIPMAMAANFGYEYWRQAPTGEVLLGGWRWSQRELEIGALSEELNPEIHEGLTSFLQASFPKLQGAELRCAWTGTMGFSRDGLPWIGEVPGSQGQFIAAGFTGHGFGLAWRGTACLAEEIVQGRLREDLRWFRPRRAT